From the genome of Sulfurimonas paralvinellae:
TCGCCATGTGACTCTCTTATCTCAGCATGCGGGGGATTGGTAGATGATTATGCACTACAAATAAAAGGAATGCGTTATAAAACCGATGACCTTTTAGGAAACAACTTCACGCAGTCTGAAAAAGATGCCGTGTGTGACGGTGACTTCATCAACTTTTATCTTTCGCCAAAAGATTACCATCGTTATCATATCCCGATCAATATGAAAGTATTAAAAGCGGTGCATATTCCAGGAAAATTCTATCCTGTCAATTTTCCTTCGCTCAAAAAACGATTGAATCTTTTTATAGAGAATGAAAGGGTTGTCCTGCAGTGTGAAACGGTAGAGGGAAAAAGATTTTATATGGTTTTAGTCTCTGCACTCAATGTCGGCGTAATGAAAGTGAGTTTTGAACCTCGTATTCATACAGATGCAGATGTGATTGGTGAGCAGGTTTATACATTTCAAGATCTCTATCTTGATAAAGGCGATGACTTTGGATGTTTTGAGATGGGTTCTACGATTGTTATCATCTCTGAAAAAGAGATGTTTAAAGAGATACTTGTAAAACCGGGTGATAAAGTAAAATTTGGAGAGACTATTGCTAAACTAAGTTAATAACTCTTAGTCTGGCTGTAACTTTTTCATCTTTTTCTATAAAGTCTAATTGTGTATCAATTGGATGTTTCTGATCTTTTAAAACAGCTTGCAGATCGTGAAGTACATAAGCATATTTTTGAAATAATGGTACATTAATATAGTCGATATGATCTTTTGCAACAAGCTCAGCCAATTTTTTCAATGCACAAGTATATACTGCCTGATTAACGGAAAAGTGTATAAGATAGTCATGCATGATCTTGAGATTGTTCTCAAAAACAGTTTTCTCTTCAATATCAAGCGTTTTACTCTCGCGAACTCTTTTTAGTTCATCGGTAATGTGCTGGTCAACTTTAGAAAACTCTTTTTGTATGAGGTCTTCCAAATCTGGACAATACTTTGATAGATTTTGCATAAGTTCCGTATTGGTCAGCTCTTGTGGATGGGCTAGGAAAGTGTACTGTTTATCTTCAAAGTAATCATGGTCAAGTGCTTTGATTAGCTCAATAAGCACAGGAAGATAATTAAATTTATCATCCTGATTTTTATCAAACTCAATGCCTCTATGAGATATGAGTGGTTTTGGACCTACATAGGCAAGCTTTTCCATGATTCTCTCCTTCATAATACAATCTTATACGTTAAATCTAAAGTGCATGACATCGCCATCTTGAACGATATACTCTTTACCTTCAAGACGCATTTTCCCTGCCTCTTTTGCTCCGGCTTCTCCGCCAAATTCGATAAAATCTTCATAGGCAATGACTTCAGCACGGATAAATCCTTTTTCAAAGTCGTTGTGGATAACTGCTGCAGCTTTTGGGGCAGTTGAGTTTTGACGAATGGTCCAAGAACGAACCTCTTTGACACCTGCGGTAAAGTAGCTCATAAGACCAAGCTTATCAAAACCTTTGTGGATTATCTGCTCAAGTCCTGACTCTTCAACGCCGAGTTCATCAAGAAACTCTTTTGCTTCATCCTCTTCAAGACCGATGAGTTCTTCCTCAACTTTTGCACAGAGTTTGATAAGTTCGCAGTTATTCTTCTCGGCATGCTCACGCAGGGCTTTTACATATTCATTGTCTTCTAAAAGACCCTCTTCATCTGTATTTGCACCGTACATGATCTCTTTATCTGTTAGAAATCTCACTTCACGTGCAAGTTGTTTATACTCGTCTGTATCGGCTTTTTCAAAGTTTCTTGCTAAGTTGCCTTCTCCTAAAAACTCCAAAAGTTCTTCTGCGATCTCAAGAGCTCCTTTTGCGCTTTTATCTGCTTTTGCCTGTTTTTTCAGTCGCTCGATTCTGTTTGCAAGTACTTCGATATCGGCTAAGATAAGTTCACCTTCAATGATCTCGACATCACGCAATGGATCGATACTGCCTTCATTGTGAACGATGTTCTCATCTTCAAAACAACGAACGATCTGTAAAATAACCTCTGTTTCACGAATGTTCGAGAGAAATTTGTTTCCAAGACCTTCGCCCTGTGAAGCACCTTTTACAAGTCCTGCGATATCCACAAAATCTAAAGTAGAGTATTGAATTCTTTCAGGGTTGACGATCTTTGCAAGTTCATGAAGTCTTTTATCCGGAACCGGGACAACAGCCTTGTTTGGCTCGATCGTACAAAATGGGTAGTTGGCTGCCTCCGCGTTTTGTGCCTTTGTCAGTGCATTGAAAGTTGTTGATTTACCTACGTTTGGAAGTCCTACTAAGCCGATTGCTAATCCCATTTCATACCTTTAATAATTTTTTTGCAATTATATCTAAGTAAAGTTAAAATTGGGCGTGATACAATTGCGTCTATGATAAAACTTACAGATAAAAAACTCATACTCTTTGATCTTGATGGCACGCTCATTGACAGTGTTCCTGACCTTGCTGCTTCAGTAAACTATATGATGCGCTCATTGCGGCTTGAGCCTTACAGTGTAGAACAAATAAGAAGCTGGGTTGGTAACGGTGCATCAACACTTGTAAAGCGGGCCTTAGCAGGAGAAGCTGATATCTCAAATGTAGATATAGGCAATAATTTTTTTGAAGAGGCTTTGGATCTTTTTTTAGATCATTACAGTCACAATCTTGCAAAAGAGACCTATCTGTATGAGGGTGTCAAAGAGACACTTGATACTTTGTACAAACGTGACTTCATAATGACAATAGTTACAAACAAACCCTGTGAATTTATAGAACCTATTTTGGATGCTTTAGAGATAAAAGAGTATTTTTCCTTATTGCTTGGTGCAAACTCTTTAGAGAAAAAAAAACCGAACCCTGAGGTGATTTTCCATACACTTGAGAAATTTAATATTAAAAAGTATGAATCTGTAATAGTAGGAGATTCAAAAAATGACATCATAGCAGCGCACAATGCCGGCATAGACTCACTTGCAGTGACATACGGGTATAATTACGAAGAAAACATTCAAGAGTATGACCCAACAGGTGTTGTAGATAGATTTGAAAAATTGACTGAGATAATTGGATAGTTATGAGTAAAAAGATTGCGGTCATAGACGGTGGTATAGATGGATCATTAAGATCTTTATTTGGCATATATGCCAACAATTCATTTAAGGAGAGAAAGAGATGAGTGTACTTTTAGAATTTGCGATGTTTCCGACATCAGATAACTGCCGTGAGGGTTCAAGTGTTTCAAAACAGGTGGCAAAGATCATTGATGCTATAGATAAAAGTGGTGTGGCATATCAGCTTACGCCTATGGGCACAGTTGTGGAAACCAAAACGATGCGTGAGGCACTTGATATTATAGAACTTGCTTATGAGCAGGTGAAAGATTGTGAGAGGGTTTACAGCTCTTTAAAGTTTGATATCCGGCATAATTCAGAAAATAGACTAATAAATAAAATAAAGTCTGTAGAAAATAATCTCCAAAGAGAAGTACATAAGTAGTTTTTTTCTGTTTTGTGATATTTCCTTTCCATTTAAATTATAAATATAAGATTACGCTCAGATTAGCTAATCACATTTTTGTAATAAAGGAATATATATGAAGTATAGTGGAATAATCATTCTGATATTTGTCACATTTTTTGCGACAGGTTGTGTAACAAAAGGAACGTATGAAGCTACTGTTGCAGAACTCGATAAAACGAAAAGTTCACTCAGTGATGCTCAAACCAGAATCAGTCTGCAAAATGCACAGATAGATGCGCAAAAAATAGCATTGGAAAAAAATCGACAGGAAATTGAAAAAACGAAAAAAGAACTTGCTAAGCTCAATGAGAAAAAAGCAGCGCTGGAAAAAGAGTATAGTGATACGCAAGCACTTTTAAATGCTTCACAGAGAAAGCTTGAAACAATGAGCCAGATCGAAGCAGAGACAAAGAAACGTAATGAGATATATGCTCGTTTTGTCAATCAGTTACAGAAGATGATCGATGCAGGACAGTTGAGTGTAAGTATTGAAAAAGGGCGTATCGTTATTAATTTACCTGACAATATTCTTTTTAAAACAGGTCACGCAAATGTAAACGAAGAGGGTCAAAAGGTCTTAAAACAGATTGCAGGTGTACTCAAAGAATTTAAGGACAGAAAATTTCAGGTTGAAGGACATACTGATAATGTCCCAATTAAAAGTGCACGCTATCCTAGTAACTGGGAACTTTCAACTGCCCGCGCTTTGAATGTTGTTCATTTAATGACAGAAGAAGGAGTTGATCCTAAAAATATTTCTGCAGCAGGCTATGGAGAGTTCCAGCCACGTGCAAACAATGAGACTCCGGAAGGTAGAAAACTAAATCGTCGTATTGAGATCATTATGCTCCCTAATTTAGAGATTCTCTCTAATGAACTACCAAAAGTTATGAAGTAACGCTCACTACAGCTCATAGATATCATCGGAGAAAATGATGATATCTATTAAAAAGAGTAAAAGAAGATTATTTTAATGCTTCTCGAACGATTTTTACAGCTTCAACCATATTTTTAAGGCTTGGTTTTACCTCTTCCCATTTTCTTGTTTTTAGACCGCAGTCAGGATTGATCCAGAGTTGTTCTTTTGGTAAAACTTGCAAGAGCGAATATATCTGTGTTACTATCTCTTCCACAGATGGAATACGTGGTGAGTGAATATCATATACACCCGGTCCAACTTCTTGTTTATAACCCACTTTTGCAAAGATTTTAAGTAGTTCATTACCACTTCTGGCAGTCTCTATGGAAATAACATCCGCATCCATCGCTTCAATAGTCTGAATGATATCATTAAATTCGCTGTAACACATGTGCGTATGAATCTGCGTCTCTTTTCTAGCGGAGCTGACAGATAGTTTGAAGTCTCTTACGGCAAAATCCTCATAAGCCTCTACTTTTGCTTTGCGCAGAGGATATCCCTCTTTAAATGCCGCTTCATCAACCTGTATCATTTTGATTCCAGCATTTTGCAGGTCATCAACTTCATCACAGATAGCTAAGGCAATCTGTTTGCTGACATCAGCACGTTTCATATCATCACGAACAAATGACCAGTTGAGAATTGTTACCGGACCTGTAAGCATACCTTTCATGATTCTGTCGGTTTTACTTTGTGCATATGTAATCCAATCAACCGTCATTGGTTTTGGACGACTGATATCACCATAGATGAAGGGTGGTTTTACACAACGGCTTCCATAGCTTTGTACCCAGCCGTTTTGACTGAAACCATATCCTTTTAACTGTTCGCCAAAATATTCGACCATATCATTTCGTTCAGGTTCGCCATGGACAAGAACTTCAATACCACACTCCTCTTGAAATGCAACACACTCATCGATATAGTTCTTCATCTCCTGTTCATATCTTTCTTTGGTGATAGTGCCATTTTTAAACTCTCGTCTTGCATGTCTTACTTCCGGTGTCTGTGGAAACGAGCCGATGGTTGTCGTTGTCAGTTCTTTATAACCCAAGAGTTCTTTTTGAATCTTTATGCGTTCTTCATAGCTCCCCTCACGTGTAAACTCAGAGATGTTACTGACTCTATGTTGTACGGCTTTGTCATGAATAAGCGGTGAAGATCTTCTGCTTGTATTTGCCTCTTTATTCGCCTGTAGTAATGCTTTTTCATTTGTACTCAGTGTTTCAAATCCTTTAAAGAAGAGTTTTGAAATGAGTGCGATCTCATCAAGTTTTTCAACGGCATAGCTAAGCCAGTTCTTAATCTCGTTGTTCATATTCACTTCATACTTTAGTGTGTATGGCGTATGAAGCAGTGAAGAAGAGGAAGAGATAATGAGCTGCTCTTTAGGAACAGTTTGCTCTATACTCTTCAACAGTTCTTGTGTAGCTAAAATATCATTTTTCCAAATATTTCTTCCATCTACTACACCGGCGATGAGTGTTTTATTGGAAGCAGCGATGAGTTCAAGGATATCCAGATTTTCTTTGCCATGAACAAAATCAAGACCAATCGCCCATATAGGAGTATTGAGAAGAATTTTTGTTGCTTCATTTGAGTGCTCAAAGTAGCTGACAACCGCTATCTTGATATTATTAGCTGCATTTGCCAGTTTGTCATAGGCAGGTTTGATAAGACTGAGTACCTTCGGTTCTAAATCCTTAACAAATATCGGTTCATCGATCTGAACGACAACAGTATCGTCGAGTTTGGAAATTTCGTGTAACAGTTGCTCATAAACAGGTATGATTTTACTGTAGAGTTCATAGACATCCCCCCTGTCAACTCTTTTTGAAAGTCCCAAAAATGTTATAGGACCTATGATATTTATCTTCGTTTTGATATTTGCAGCTTTTGCCTCTTTATACTCTTCAATTATCTTTGTAGCATTGAGTTTGTAGTTATCTTCTAGTGAGAGTTCAGGAACGATATAGTGGTAGTTTGTATTAAACCATTTTGTCATCTCCATAGCTACGGCATCTTGTTTTCCTCTTGCCATTGCAAAGTAGAGTTCTTCATCTTTGAGAGCTTGAAATCTTTTTGGGATGGCATTGAGTGTGATAGCCATATCAAGCATATTGTCATAGAGTGAAAAATCATTTGAGCTGATAAACTCTATACCTGCATCTTTTTGGTACTCCCAGTGACGTTTTTTTAATCTGCTTGCTGTTGTTGTGACTTCATTGAAGTCGCATTTTCCAGACCAATAGCTCTCTAATACTTTTTTTAGTTCTCTTTGTTCTCCAATTCTTGGAAATCCTAATACGTAGTTTTTTGACATTGCAATATCCTTTGTTTTGTGTCAGTTATGACGATAAATTTATGTTGTTTGTATATGATTTTTTGATAGGTTAAAGGGATATTGTATGAGGAGGGTGGATACCACTGCGTCGAAATGCAAAACATACTGTATAAAAAGGGCATCTCGGAATATAGTGGTTGAGTAAAATCATAAGTTTTGATTT
Proteins encoded in this window:
- the ychF gene encoding redox-regulated ATPase YchF, whose translation is MGLAIGLVGLPNVGKSTTFNALTKAQNAEAANYPFCTIEPNKAVVPVPDKRLHELAKIVNPERIQYSTLDFVDIAGLVKGASQGEGLGNKFLSNIRETEVILQIVRCFEDENIVHNEGSIDPLRDVEIIEGELILADIEVLANRIERLKKQAKADKSAKGALEIAEELLEFLGEGNLARNFEKADTDEYKQLAREVRFLTDKEIMYGANTDEEGLLEDNEYVKALREHAEKNNCELIKLCAKVEEELIGLEEDEAKEFLDELGVEESGLEQIIHKGFDKLGLMSYFTAGVKEVRSWTIRQNSTAPKAAAVIHNDFEKGFIRAEVIAYEDFIEFGGEAGAKEAGKMRLEGKEYIVQDGDVMHFRFNV
- the metE gene encoding 5-methyltetrahydropteroyltriglutamate--homocysteine S-methyltransferase, whose translation is MSKNYVLGFPRIGEQRELKKVLESYWSGKCDFNEVTTTASRLKKRHWEYQKDAGIEFISSNDFSLYDNMLDMAITLNAIPKRFQALKDEELYFAMARGKQDAVAMEMTKWFNTNYHYIVPELSLEDNYKLNATKIIEEYKEAKAANIKTKINIIGPITFLGLSKRVDRGDVYELYSKIIPVYEQLLHEISKLDDTVVVQIDEPIFVKDLEPKVLSLIKPAYDKLANAANNIKIAVVSYFEHSNEATKILLNTPIWAIGLDFVHGKENLDILELIAASNKTLIAGVVDGRNIWKNDILATQELLKSIEQTVPKEQLIISSSSSLLHTPYTLKYEVNMNNEIKNWLSYAVEKLDEIALISKLFFKGFETLSTNEKALLQANKEANTSRRSSPLIHDKAVQHRVSNISEFTREGSYEERIKIQKELLGYKELTTTTIGSFPQTPEVRHARREFKNGTITKERYEQEMKNYIDECVAFQEECGIEVLVHGEPERNDMVEYFGEQLKGYGFSQNGWVQSYGSRCVKPPFIYGDISRPKPMTVDWITYAQSKTDRIMKGMLTGPVTILNWSFVRDDMKRADVSKQIALAICDEVDDLQNAGIKMIQVDEAAFKEGYPLRKAKVEAYEDFAVRDFKLSVSSARKETQIHTHMCYSEFNDIIQTIEAMDADVISIETARSGNELLKIFAKVGYKQEVGPGVYDIHSPRIPSVEEIVTQIYSLLQVLPKEQLWINPDCGLKTRKWEEVKPSLKNMVEAVKIVREALK
- a CDS encoding MTH1187 family thiamine-binding protein, which gives rise to MSVLLEFAMFPTSDNCREGSSVSKQVAKIIDAIDKSGVAYQLTPMGTVVETKTMREALDIIELAYEQVKDCERVYSSLKFDIRHNSENRLINKIKSVENNLQREVHK
- a CDS encoding phosphoglycolate phosphatase; protein product: MIKLTDKKLILFDLDGTLIDSVPDLAASVNYMMRSLRLEPYSVEQIRSWVGNGASTLVKRALAGEADISNVDIGNNFFEEALDLFLDHYSHNLAKETYLYEGVKETLDTLYKRDFIMTIVTNKPCEFIEPILDALEIKEYFSLLLGANSLEKKKPNPEVIFHTLEKFNIKKYESVIVGDSKNDIIAAHNAGIDSLAVTYGYNYEENIQEYDPTGVVDRFEKLTEIIG
- a CDS encoding phosphatidylserine decarboxylase, which produces MNKRHVTSAISQIFGKFASKEFPKWFQNIVNQSYVKLMGLDMSEFHAPNSYKSLNALFTRHLREPRKFSLAAEDFISPCDSLISACGGLVDDYALQIKGMRYKTDDLLGNNFTQSEKDAVCDGDFINFYLSPKDYHRYHIPINMKVLKAVHIPGKFYPVNFPSLKKRLNLFIENERVVLQCETVEGKRFYMVLVSALNVGVMKVSFEPRIHTDADVIGEQVYTFQDLYLDKGDDFGCFEMGSTIVIISEKEMFKEILVKPGDKVKFGETIAKLS
- a CDS encoding OmpA family protein, producing the protein MKYSGIIILIFVTFFATGCVTKGTYEATVAELDKTKSSLSDAQTRISLQNAQIDAQKIALEKNRQEIEKTKKELAKLNEKKAALEKEYSDTQALLNASQRKLETMSQIEAETKKRNEIYARFVNQLQKMIDAGQLSVSIEKGRIVINLPDNILFKTGHANVNEEGQKVLKQIAGVLKEFKDRKFQVEGHTDNVPIKSARYPSNWELSTARALNVVHLMTEEGVDPKNISAAGYGEFQPRANNETPEGRKLNRRIEIIMLPNLEILSNELPKVMK